A region of the Silene latifolia isolate original U9 population chromosome 9, ASM4854445v1, whole genome shotgun sequence genome:
ATGAGATTCTTGTACATCCGGTGGACCTTATTTTTCATGCAGTTATAGCTGATGGAACTATTGGAATTTGGATTTCCATTAGTCGGTTTTTATTGATTGTGAAAACGGGTCGAATAATCATGGTGACTCGAGAAAATTATTAATGAGATTTATCTTTCATTATAAAAGGGTATATTGTGAAACTTATTATTCATAAGACCCAAGTCCCAAATTTCCTAGTTATACAAAATACACCATCTTTTAGGAAATTTTTTATACACCGGGTGTACCTAAGAATTTTTCATACAACACCTACCAAAATTCATCAAATACTTGCACAATCATCTACGTACGTAATATTTCAAAATCCTAATATCCAACACCAATCATATCATATGGCTAATCGGAGTGATTTACCATTAGACATATGGAAGAAGATTGCCGAGTCAATCGAATTTCATGAAGATTTTAATGTATGTGTAGTGATTGGAAAAAAGCCATGAAAATTGCAAAAAGATCAATGTCATCAATCCAAACTCCATGGCTATTACTTGCAGAACCTCCGTGCACATCAAGACGCTCGGTTTACACCTCTACAACCGTATGGTTCTCGCCGGTTGAGCCGCCTTACGCCATCAACCATACCTGGTGGGCCGGAGGACAACCCCGACAACATGAGCCTGAGTTTATTGTTCCCACCGGAGAAAGACGTGGACGTGCTGGGTGATTGGAGGTACTACTCTTCACGTGGTTAGCTTATTTACGTCACCCAAATAGGCTTGAACATTACCTTAGTGAACCCGATTACTAAGCAAGTTATTCAACCCCCTGCCTTCCCGAACCATATCGTGACGATGAGATCGTATTCGTGGCCTTTGCATAGCGAATCATACCTGTTTATGTATGATAAATTTGTGTTGTCGGAAAACCCATCAACTAATACGGACTACGTGCTGGCCATGATATTTCCGGCTAATCACGATTTGGCTTTTTGGAAAAGCGGGGATAAAGAATGGACCCTGCTCAACACACATAATTCAATATTCTTTGACATCACTTTTTACAAGGGAGAATTCTATGCCGTGGAGCAACATGGCAAAATTATAGCGATGGGGAATTCAAGTCCTCCGGCAAGGCCAAGGCTTGTAGCAGATTTAGAGTTTCAGTGCACATCCCCAGACTTGTCTTACTTGGTAGAATCAAACGGAGTGTTGCTGCTGGTTTTGCGGGAGCTAGAAGATTATGACGCCTATACATTAGAGCTTGGTTGCTTCACAGTGTGTGAGATAGACGTTGATACCGGAGAGGCCACAGAAAAGAAGAGTTTGGGAAATAGGGCACTTTTCCTTGGTCATAACTCGTCCTTCTCCGTGGAGGCGTCTCCTCCTATTTGTAAGCCTAATTGTATCTACTACACTGATAACTATGAAATCAACTATCTCACTTCCGATAAAATAAAAAGGTGCGACATGGTTGTCTAGATTTAAGCTTAGATCAGAAAATCGAAGAATTTTATCAGGGTCCCTCGTGTCTTAGCAAATCTACGTTACCTCTATGGGTAGAATCCCCTAATTAGACTATTTCCAATTATTTGCCCAGATAATCAtcattcaaaatttgagttcttTTATAATGTTTCTTACTTCTTAGACATACAGATTCTGAATTTCTGCTTGTTCCTTGTTTTGTTTTTCTGCAGTAATTTTTGTCAAACTGGTTATGTTATGAGCATCTTAACAAATGAATCAAAACAAAGTTCCATATAATAATTTATGGCAAAATCTAAATGATCCCATGCTTAAAAGCGTGTATAGTTTTGGTAAGATGTGAACATACAAACTACAAAAGACAAACAAGACATCTCATTTCAATCGCAAGAAAACCAAAGCGAGAGAAAGGCTTAGACATTGACATTGTAATCTGAAGCTATTCAAAGTATAAATTTGTTACGCTTTCTTACGATTCCTTAAAGTTGGGCATGAAAAAAAGCATAGAGCAAAGCGAAGAAGTACCTCTTGTGATAAATGAGTTTAATTCTTGGCAATTTTGATACAATTCCGAAAAATCACCTAGTTCTACACATTGATTTCTATGTTGTCAAGCAATCTCGCCTTTCCAAACCAAGCCGCAACACAAAACACAACCGGGTTCTTGACCTCTTCAACTACTTCTAGGGTATGTTGGTCCACAATCTGCTTCCGAAATTATTcacattacaaaaaaaaaaaaaaaaaaaaaaagcagacTGAAATTAATATAACCCCTTGAATTGCATATTAGAAAAAAATAGAATACCTCTGCATAATCGACATTTCCACCACTTCCTCTAATGCCTGGATAAGCGACTCCCGCAATCGGTTTGCAATTGATTATCCCTTCTTCCACGGCGTGTTTTGCTTTGGAGAGAGATCTACTAATAGACAAAGCCTGCGATGCAAAAAGCGAAGATATGACAAATCCGAGATGAATTAGGAAAGGATATTGAAAAACATAAAGGTTAAGTGTTAACCTTTTGCCTATCCTCTTTGGAAAGATAGACATTGCGAGAACTCATTGCTAATCCATCATCTTCACGCATTATCTCGGACCCAATTACTTTAACAAAAGTCCAGTCACGGACTGTATTGAACAACTTTGATGAAAAAAGtggcaaaacaaaaagaaagccataattaatactccctctatCTCAATCATTTGGTTACCTATGATTAAATACCTTTTAAGGCTCTTACACTTAatataataggcaaacaaatgatCAAGACGGAAAAACAAAGAAAGAGTCTCGTTATACGTGCCATCCTAGAAATGATCCTCCATTGTTGATAATCCTTCTTACCAAAAACAAAGAACATCGGGTTCCACAATGTTAAACAACTTACTAACAACAAAAGAGTAACAACACCTCTAAAAAACAAAGGCCTACTTTTCCCACACAAACCTTTCTCCAAATTCTCAACTCTAACCCAAGTTTCATGTCCACCTCCACTTTCCTCCACACATGACACCACAACATTCCCTTCAACTTTCTCTCTTTTTCCACCATTTCCATAATCATACAAATTATAAGGATTGAAAACAACATCAACACCACCATTAACACACTTTAATTTCTTCAAATCACCATTAAAATCAGATGGGTATGTTGAAATATCCTCGGATGTTGTAAACGACCTGGTTTACATAGATTGATACTACAATTAATTCGGCATGTTTATGTGCTTCGTTTATTAAAGAAATATGACCCTTGTGAAGAAACCCCATTGTTGGTACTAAACCTATTGTTTTGCCCTTGATTTTCATTGATCTTGACCATTTTCTCATCTCTTGTTTATCCCTTATTATTAAGGGTTCTTGAGGTGCTGCCATTGTTGAACAAAGTTCTAAGCTTTATGGTGATTTGGGTAtctgggttttgattttttttttcaatttaagGAAATAATTGAAGGAAAAGATTTGATCTTTGAAGAAATAATGGGTGGAGGATTGGGATGGAGTAGGTGAATGCAAAAATAAGGAATATGAGAAAAAGGAGCGACATACTTTAATGTTCTTTTGAATTGGATTCATTTTCTAATTTTGAGAAGATATGGTGGGTTGGTGGCAGCTGAATGCAGAGACTGATATTGCGGTGCCATTTTGCTAATTTGGGATAGTCAATTAGGTTGAGGTTTTATCAGCCAATTACCACAACACAAAATCttattgaagacgggcgatatccgtcacaagtttattgaagacgggcgatatccgtcacaaattgtgacggataccgttttctctAACAAAATGTCCATTGAGAGGTGactgggaagcacatgggggtgccccaccttatcccctctccttttttgtgagaggtcacaagctgtCGTTAATGTTTTTAGTGTAAAAGACAATACTGCCCTCCACATCTCACTCTTTCCTCTCTAATTCAAAATCCTCCAAAATTCACCCAActtccaccgccaccaccacctaGCCGACTACCACGCCGCCACCAACATtgaattaattgtttgttttaggtTTTATCCAATTTAGTTGAATTAGTTTTTAAATTAggtttagtttttttttgttaattagtttgtatattttttatttcattattgtttgtaattGTGGTGTTGTAGGCGAAATAGGGTGAATTTTGTGTCGATTTTGTGGTTGTGTCGAATTAAGTCGAATTGGGGAAGCGGAAAAACACCATGGACGAAAGTTGAAATTCAACTTTCATCCATGGTGCAAACGTTGGGAATTGGGATTCAATGTTGATGCCATGGTCGAAAGTTGAACAACTTTCCTCCATGGTTGAACATAGGGTTTTATGGTTGGTTCATGGTCGAAAGTTGAAATTCAACATTCACTCCATTGCAAACGCTAAAACGCAAGGTTTGCACCATGGACAAATGTTGAAATTCAACATTTCGTTCGTGGTTcggtcaatttttttttaaaccgtGTTTATTGCATTTATTTGCCGATTTCTTAAATTTTTTAAGTTTTCTAGTCGATGTGGGTTAAttctaacattttttttttacgtACCGGTAATTCGGGTTCCGTCATGCTAATTTATgttgttttttttaaaatttaattgGTTTTTACTAGAATTTGAGAGAGATGTTTTGAAAGAGAAAGTAGTGTTAATGTGCAAAGGGCATTATCGTCTTTTGGATGGAAAACGTCGTTGATAGTTACTAAAACACCGTCGATGAAAATCAGCCCTCAATGTGTGCCTTAAACCCTTTTTTGGACATTTCGGTTAAGTTCAGCTTTattcagttcagcttcattcagttcagtgGAGCTTTTCTCTTCACAAATAGTAACTCTttacttcagttcagttcagatccattCAGTTTAGCTCATTTCAGTTAGGAGGGtttaagttcaaaagaacaaaGCCTTAGAAAaccccttaattttaaggataaAACTAGATAGTATCCCGCGCTTTTGCTTTAaaatttagttattataattgaagaaaaataacataatttatatatgacctttaatatttttacttataaataaaaataaactaatttttctcaaatttaatttgtttaggtttattttcaatattttaaaataaaaaacatacaattttaactaaaactaataagtgataatttattatgctgatcaacgttttataaattattttgtgactaattcaaatatcatattaattaaaataaaatttattcgaataatgcaacaatcaacattaagttctcaaattatatcatttcacaatacgttaggttccaaatcaatcaatatttgttcaaaatgatgtgaataaaattttatgtaatttttaatttttttttatgtatagcGTGTGATATTTATTCGGGGATGTAGCAAATTACCCTCATAACTTAGCGTGTGATATTTcgttttaaacccgtgaaattcacgggcctgttttaaaattttaaaatcgaGACATTTGAATCATATTTAAGATATAATAGTTTATTTTACTTCGTgcatatttaattatttaatagaACTAATTCACTATCATAGATTGTGGCCCTTTTATAAATCACTAAAACTTAGGAGAGACGGtttctcactaagttattgagatttcagagaccaatctttcgtacccttttatttgtatttcataccctttttattgttgatcgtgacatagtaatttcgtacctatttacataataaatgtaaaGTGTGTATTTATAAATAGAATTCATATTAAATGTAAAGTGTGTATTGAAGTAATCTTTACACCTTAACATAAAAGTCACCAAGCTATTGCACTGTTCATTTAAACAGTATAAAACGCACTATTGGGCGTCGTTTTGGCGTTGGACTTTTCTTGAGGTTGGGCCTTGGTTTAACGCTGCATCTCACTTTGGGCCTTCATT
Encoded here:
- the LOC141599849 gene encoding putative F-box protein At5g55150, with product MRSYSWPLHSESYLFMYDKFVLSENPSTNTDYVLAMIFPANHDLAFWKSGDKEWTLLNTHNSIFFDITFYKGEFYAVEQHGKIIAMGNSSPPARPRLVADLEFQCTSPDLSYLVESNGVLLLVLRELEDYDAYTLELGCFTVCEIDVDTGEATEKKSLGNRALFLGHNSSFSVEASPPICKPNCIYYTDNYEINYLTSDKIKRCDMVV